ACCAGATCTATGCCGACAAGGCCAGCCTGGTCGGCTCCATTGGCGTGACTGCGGCAGGTTATGGGTTCGTCGGCGCCATGGAGAAGCTGGGGGTGGAGCGCCGCACCTACACGTCGGGTGAGCACAAGTCGTTCCTTGATCCGTTCCAGCCGCAAAAGGCTGACGAGACCGCGTTCTGGCAGGGCGTGCTCGACACCACTCATCGCCAGTTCATTGCCAGCGTAAAGCAGGGGCGTGGCGACCGTCTGAAGGATAAAGACCATCCGGAGCTGTTCTCCGGCTTGGTGTGGTCGGGCGAGCAAGCGTTGCCGCTGGGCTTGGTCGATGGCCTGGGCAGTGCCAGTTCGGTGGCGCGGGATGTGATCGGCGAGAAAGAGCTGGTTGACTTCACGGTTGAAGAATCGCCGTTTGATCGATTCTCCAAGAAGCTGGGGGCCAGTGTGGCGGAGAAGCTGGCGCTGTATATGGGCTTTCAGGGGCCTACGCTGCGCTGAGTTTGTGAGGCTGCATAGCTCAAAATGTGGGAGCGGGCGTGCCCGCGACAGCGGTGTTTCAGTCGACATTTATAGTGGCTGACCCACCGCTATCGCAGGCAGGCCAGCTCCCACAGTTGGTTTTGTGCTGTGCTTAAGGGATTTGTACGCCTTCAG
The genomic region above belongs to Pseudomonas poae and contains:
- a CDS encoding S49 family peptidase; protein product: MSDEWKAPEKAENSDDKSWKLLEKTLLASVQEQRRARRWGIFFKLLTFTYLIAMLVLFSPLMDMEKSATRGSHYTALIEVRGVIADKESASADNIVSSLRAAFEDPKVKGVILRINSPGGSPVQSGYVYDEIRRLRGLHPDIKLYAVISDLGASGAYYIASAADQIYADKASLVGSIGVTAAGYGFVGAMEKLGVERRTYTSGEHKSFLDPFQPQKADETAFWQGVLDTTHRQFIASVKQGRGDRLKDKDHPELFSGLVWSGEQALPLGLVDGLGSASSVARDVIGEKELVDFTVEESPFDRFSKKLGASVAEKLALYMGFQGPTLR